One segment of Deinococcus sp. Leaf326 DNA contains the following:
- a CDS encoding molecular chaperone yields the protein MSVRRFHRSIPPLFLAALLGWPGSHASAQTFGFTPTALDIDATRNLVAETTMINSTSTPAQFTVTAKVWRVVGGVPVLEDTRDLIVNPTTFTVKPGASQLLRVGVRKKPGATELSYRIVLQQQPIDGVALPRVSTRLGTGSTADLNLTLSFSLPVYVTQPGARAQVRFSAAPSGQNLLLRVENAGQRRAIYRNVTLTRGAQTQSLQIIPALAGSTLEFPLTGFASASGPLTLKATGEDGRSLVETISLP from the coding sequence ATGTCCGTCCGCAGGTTTCACCGATCCATACCGCCCCTGTTCCTCGCCGCCCTGCTGGGGTGGCCGGGCAGCCACGCCTCGGCCCAGACGTTCGGCTTCACGCCCACCGCCCTGGACATCGACGCCACGAGAAACCTGGTCGCGGAAACGACCATGATCAACAGCACGTCCACGCCGGCGCAGTTCACGGTGACCGCGAAGGTCTGGCGCGTGGTCGGCGGCGTTCCGGTTCTGGAAGACACCCGTGACCTGATCGTGAACCCCACGACCTTCACGGTCAAACCCGGGGCGTCACAACTGCTGCGCGTCGGCGTGCGCAAGAAACCGGGTGCCACCGAACTCTCCTACCGGATCGTTCTTCAGCAGCAGCCCATTGACGGGGTGGCGCTTCCCAGGGTCAGCACCCGTCTGGGCACCGGCAGTACCGCCGACCTCAACCTTACCCTGAGCTTTTCCCTGCCGGTCTACGTGACCCAGCCGGGCGCCAGGGCACAGGTGCGCTTCAGCGCCGCCCCCAGCGGGCAGAACCTGCTGCTCAGGGTCGAGAATGCCGGGCAGCGGCGGGCGATCTACCGCAACGTGACCCTGACGCGCGGAGCCCAGACGCAGAGCCTCCAAATCATTCCGGCGCTGGCCGGCTCGACCCTGGAATTTCCCCTGACCGGCTTCGCGTCGGCCAGTGGCCCCCTGACCCTGAAGGCCACGGGCGAGGACGGACGCAGCCTTGTCGAAACGATTTCGCTGCCCTGA
- the groL gene encoding chaperonin GroEL (60 kDa chaperone family; promotes refolding of misfolded polypeptides especially under stressful conditions; forms two stacked rings of heptamers to form a barrel-shaped 14mer; ends can be capped by GroES; misfolded proteins enter the barrel where they are refolded when GroES binds): MAKQLVFDEQARRSLERGVNAVANAVKVTLGPRGRNVVIEKKFGSPTITKDGVTVAKEVELEDKLENIGAQLLKEVASKTNDITGDGTTTATVLGQAIVKEGLRNVAAGANPLALKRGIDKAVLAAIEEIKRLAVPVEDSDAIKKVAGISANDEQVGLEIANAMDKVGKEGVITIEESKGFDTEVDVVEGMQFDKGFINPYFVTNPEKMEAVLEDAYILINEKKISNLKDLLPVLEKVAQTGRPLLIIAEDVEGEALATLVVNKLRGTLNIAAVKAPGFGDRRKEMLRDIAAVTGGEVVSEDLGHKLENVGMDMLGRAARIRITKDETTIVDGKGEQTQIDARVNAIKGELDSTDSDYAREKLQERLAKLSGGVAVIRVGAATETELKEKKHRYEDALSTARSAVEEGIVAGGGTTLLRVIPAVRKAAESLVGDEATGARILIRALEEPARQIAANAGEEGSVIVNAVINSDKARYGFNAATGEYVEDMIAAGIVDPAKVTRTALQNAASIGALILTTEAIVSDKPEKAGPAAPAGGPDMGGMDF, encoded by the coding sequence ATGGCTAAACAGCTCGTATTTGACGAACAAGCCCGCCGCAGCCTCGAGCGCGGAGTTAACGCCGTCGCCAACGCCGTCAAGGTGACCCTCGGGCCGCGTGGCCGCAACGTGGTCATCGAGAAGAAGTTCGGCAGCCCCACGATCACCAAGGACGGCGTCACCGTCGCCAAGGAAGTGGAGCTGGAGGACAAGCTCGAGAACATCGGCGCGCAGCTTCTCAAGGAAGTCGCCAGCAAGACCAACGACATCACGGGCGACGGCACCACCACCGCCACCGTGCTGGGTCAGGCCATCGTGAAAGAAGGCCTGCGTAACGTCGCCGCCGGCGCCAACCCCCTGGCCCTGAAGCGCGGCATCGACAAGGCTGTGCTGGCCGCCATCGAGGAAATCAAGCGCCTCGCCGTGCCGGTCGAAGATTCCGACGCCATCAAGAAGGTCGCCGGCATCAGCGCCAACGACGAACAGGTCGGTCTCGAAATCGCCAACGCGATGGACAAGGTCGGCAAGGAAGGCGTCATCACCATCGAGGAATCGAAGGGCTTCGACACCGAAGTGGACGTCGTGGAAGGCATGCAGTTCGATAAGGGCTTCATCAACCCCTACTTCGTGACCAACCCCGAGAAGATGGAAGCCGTCCTCGAAGACGCCTACATCCTGATTAACGAGAAGAAGATCAGCAACCTCAAGGACCTGCTGCCCGTACTGGAAAAGGTTGCGCAGACCGGCCGTCCCCTCCTGATCATCGCCGAGGACGTGGAAGGCGAAGCCCTGGCGACCCTGGTCGTGAACAAGCTGCGCGGCACGCTGAACATCGCGGCTGTCAAGGCTCCGGGCTTCGGCGACCGCCGCAAGGAAATGCTGCGTGACATCGCGGCCGTGACCGGTGGCGAAGTGGTCAGCGAAGACCTCGGCCACAAGCTCGAGAACGTCGGCATGGACATGCTGGGCCGCGCCGCGCGCATCCGCATCACCAAGGACGAGACCACCATCGTGGACGGCAAGGGCGAGCAGACCCAGATCGACGCCCGCGTCAACGCCATCAAGGGTGAACTCGACAGCACCGACAGCGACTACGCCCGTGAGAAGCTCCAGGAGCGCCTCGCCAAGCTGTCCGGCGGCGTCGCCGTGATCCGCGTGGGTGCCGCGACCGAGACCGAACTCAAGGAAAAGAAGCACCGCTACGAAGACGCCCTGTCCACCGCCCGCTCGGCGGTCGAGGAAGGCATCGTGGCCGGCGGGGGCACCACCCTGCTGCGCGTGATTCCGGCTGTCCGTAAGGCTGCCGAGAGCCTGGTCGGCGACGAAGCCACCGGCGCGCGCATCCTGATCCGCGCTCTGGAAGAGCCCGCCCGCCAGATCGCCGCGAACGCCGGCGAGGAAGGCAGCGTCATCGTGAACGCGGTCATCAACAGCGACAAGGCCCGCTACGGCTTCAACGCCGCCACGGGTGAGTATGTCGAGGACATGATTGCCGCCGGCATCGTGGACCCCGCCAAGGTGACCCGCACGGCCCTGCAGAACGCCGCAAGCATCGGCGCCCTGATCCTGACCACCGAAGCCATCGTCAGCGACAAGCCCGAGAAGGCCGGCCCCGCCGCGCCGGCCGGCGGCCCTGACATGGGTGGGATGGACTTCTAA
- the groES gene encoding co-chaperone GroES yields MLKPLGDRVLVEIIEEAEQKTAGGLYVPDSAKEKSQRGKVVSVGTGKLLDNGTRVALDVKEGDTVYFAKYGGTEVTLEGKNYSILSERDILAIVE; encoded by the coding sequence ATGCTGAAACCTTTAGGTGACCGCGTTCTGGTCGAGATCATCGAGGAAGCCGAGCAGAAGACCGCCGGCGGTCTGTACGTCCCCGACAGCGCCAAGGAAAAGAGCCAGCGCGGCAAGGTCGTCTCGGTCGGCACCGGCAAGCTGCTGGACAACGGCACGCGCGTGGCCCTCGACGTCAAGGAAGGCGACACCGTGTACTTCGCCAAATACGGCGGGACCGAAGTGACCCTCGAAGGCAAGAACTACAGCATTCTCAGCGAACGCGACATTCTCGCCATCGTCGAGTAA
- a CDS encoding GGDEF domain-containing protein has protein sequence MPRPEILSRTAFEEAFARLGSAPLTLGVIDLDHFQNVNDTLGHSEGDRVLKVVERLLSGSLPTGSVVGRVGGDEYAVLLPETVAETALILFDEVIKHFHIHRDPQWPRGLGLSVGLAARPAHAATYGDLKRAADEAMLRAKREGRGRACIYVESRMVLKSNYYPRSQLERLSKLSGALGCTEASLLRRALDDLIEKNRGAL, from the coding sequence ATGCCCCGTCCCGAAATTCTGTCGCGCACCGCCTTTGAAGAAGCTTTCGCCCGGCTGGGCAGCGCCCCGCTCACCCTCGGGGTCATCGACCTCGACCACTTCCAGAACGTCAACGACACGCTGGGTCACAGCGAGGGCGACCGCGTGCTCAAGGTCGTCGAGCGCCTGCTGTCGGGCAGTCTGCCGACCGGCAGCGTGGTGGGACGGGTCGGGGGGGACGAGTACGCCGTCCTCCTGCCCGAGACGGTGGCCGAGACGGCACTGATCCTCTTCGACGAGGTCATCAAGCACTTTCACATCCACCGTGACCCGCAGTGGCCGCGTGGCCTGGGCCTCAGCGTGGGGCTGGCCGCGCGCCCGGCGCACGCCGCCACCTACGGCGACCTCAAACGCGCCGCCGACGAGGCGATGCTGCGGGCCAAGCGCGAGGGCCGGGGCCGCGCATGCATCTATGTCGAGAGCCGGATGGTCCTGAAGTCCAACTACTACCCCAGAAGCCAGCTCGAACGCCTCTCCAAGCTGTCGGGGGCGCTGGGCTGCACCGAGGCCAGCCTGCTGCGCCGGGCGCTCGACGACCTGATCGAGAAGAACCGGGGCGCTCTGTGA
- a CDS encoding GNAT family N-acetyltransferase, with protein sequence MRHDLSLRDAELTLRPLTEADVPGLCALAQSCVPELRWMGTPPTDPAYYGAALAAPDQQPFVIEVGGEASGSTRYGDLRPEHGGLEIGWTWLHPRWHRSGINRRMKLLLLTHAFGEMGMERVQLKTDHMNLRSQRAIEKLGAVREGVLRRHLRRPDGTWRDTVMYSLIREEWPQARARLLAAAS encoded by the coding sequence ATGCGCCATGACCTGAGCCTGCGGGACGCCGAACTGACGCTGCGGCCCTTAACTGAGGCTGACGTGCCTGGACTGTGTGCCCTGGCCCAGAGCTGCGTGCCGGAGCTGCGCTGGATGGGCACGCCGCCCACTGATCCCGCCTATTACGGCGCGGCCCTGGCGGCCCCGGACCAGCAGCCCTTCGTGATCGAGGTGGGCGGCGAGGCGTCGGGGAGCACCCGCTACGGCGACCTGCGCCCCGAGCACGGGGGACTGGAGATCGGCTGGACCTGGCTGCACCCGCGCTGGCACCGGAGCGGGATCAACCGCCGCATGAAGCTGTTGCTGCTGACCCACGCGTTCGGGGAGATGGGAATGGAGCGGGTGCAGCTCAAGACGGACCACATGAACCTGCGCTCGCAGCGGGCCATCGAGAAGCTGGGGGCCGTGCGCGAGGGGGTGCTGCGCCGCCACCTGCGTCGCCCCGACGGGACGTGGCGCGACACGGTGATGTACTCGCTGATCCGTGAGGAATGGCCCCAGGCCAGAGCGCGGCTTCTGGCCGCCGCGTCCTGA
- a CDS encoding diguanylate cyclase gives MAAFPQPRDRGVSARPRVALLGLLLALLLSLFALSMVQVWRVLDRASAAQTRLIELTQVTRQARELEVAALRLGLPPARASSAARPPRATQERVRTLAAELRRSAVWGDAERAPLARLLSALTRLEASGDGASPARQQAAREVAVAARRLASALVRRADAEVVWDQTTQALDRQRLWGLTGVTALLFLALAALGAEVLRERSRVVRQFESLAQQDGLTGVANRRRWDVLLGHAATHAARSGQHFSLVMLDLDHFKAFNDRRGHQAGDDLLRDLAGLLVASAAPQVTVARYGGEEFSLLWPGDSPQAVGEWLDRLRRSVPADATFSAGVTHLRPGESAQQALRRADEALYAAKHGGRGRTVVVP, from the coding sequence GTGGCCGCCTTCCCACAGCCCCGGGACCGGGGGGTGTCGGCGCGCCCGCGTGTGGCGTTGCTGGGCCTGCTCCTGGCGCTGCTGCTGTCCCTGTTCGCCCTAAGCATGGTGCAGGTCTGGCGGGTGCTGGACCGTGCCTCGGCTGCCCAGACACGCCTGATCGAACTGACCCAGGTGACCCGGCAAGCGCGCGAGCTGGAAGTCGCGGCCCTCCGGCTGGGGCTTCCGCCGGCTCGGGCCTCTTCCGCTGCCCGGCCGCCCCGGGCCACGCAGGAGAGGGTGCGGACACTGGCGGCCGAGCTGCGCCGCTCGGCAGTGTGGGGGGACGCCGAGCGCGCGCCGCTCGCCCGCCTGCTCTCGGCACTGACCCGGCTGGAAGCGTCGGGCGACGGGGCGTCCCCTGCCCGTCAGCAGGCCGCACGCGAGGTCGCGGTAGCGGCGCGGCGGCTGGCCTCCGCCCTGGTCCGCCGCGCCGACGCCGAAGTGGTGTGGGACCAAACGACGCAGGCCCTTGATCGCCAGCGCCTCTGGGGGCTCACGGGAGTCACGGCGCTGCTGTTTCTGGCGCTGGCCGCCCTGGGAGCCGAGGTGCTGCGCGAGCGAAGCCGGGTCGTGCGGCAATTCGAGTCTCTGGCGCAACAGGACGGCCTGACGGGGGTCGCCAACCGCCGCCGCTGGGACGTCCTGCTGGGTCACGCGGCCACCCACGCCGCGCGCAGCGGGCAGCACTTCTCGCTCGTCATGCTCGACCTCGACCATTTCAAGGCTTTCAACGACCGCCGGGGACATCAGGCGGGCGACGACCTGCTGCGCGACCTGGCCGGGTTGCTCGTGGCGTCGGCGGCGCCGCAGGTCACGGTGGCGCGCTACGGCGGCGAGGAATTCAGCCTGCTGTGGCCCGGCGACTCTCCGCAGGCCGTGGGCGAGTGGCTCGACCGCCTGCGCCGCAGCGTGCCAGCCGACGCGACCTTCTCGGCCGGCGTGACCCACCTGCGCCCCGGCGAGTCGGCCCAGCAGGCCCTGCGGCGCGCCGACGAGGCGCTGTACGCCGCCAAGCACGGTGGGCGCGGCCGTACGGTGGTCGTGCCCTGA
- a CDS encoding M23 family metallopeptidase yields MRRLVTWVIVLAVLAGGAWLLRPALERAGQYAALVGSPAPAAGSLPTPLPGRALTDTWGAARSQGRRHEGTDIFAPRGTPVRATTRGVVVNRGENTLGGRTMMILGPGGQRHYYAHLERYPEFQEGDWVEAGDTVGYVGDSGNARGTPPHLHYGIYTASGAVNPYPLLRRD; encoded by the coding sequence ATGAGGCGGCTTGTGACCTGGGTGATCGTGCTGGCGGTGCTGGCGGGGGGAGCGTGGCTGCTGCGCCCGGCTCTGGAGCGGGCAGGGCAGTACGCGGCCCTGGTGGGATCGCCGGCCCCGGCCGCTGGCAGCCTGCCCACTCCCCTGCCGGGCCGCGCCCTGACCGACACCTGGGGTGCGGCGCGCAGCCAGGGCCGCCGCCATGAGGGCACCGACATCTTTGCGCCGCGCGGCACGCCGGTCCGGGCCACCACGCGCGGGGTGGTGGTTAACCGGGGCGAGAACACCCTGGGGGGCCGCACCATGATGATCCTCGGACCGGGTGGGCAGCGCCACTACTACGCCCATCTGGAGCGCTACCCGGAATTTCAGGAGGGCGACTGGGTCGAGGCCGGGGACACCGTGGGCTACGTGGGCGACAGCGGCAATGCGCGCGGTACGCCTCCGCACCTGCACTACGGCATCTATACAGCGTCGGGCGCCGTCAATCCCTATCCCCTGCTGCGGCGCGACTAG
- a CDS encoding SCO family protein: protein MTGPAQRFNVKWLTAALLLVAALLGGLLAYRSFAPQSLVGGTALDTPLRVPALRLVSDRAQSTTLAASDGRVRLVFFGFVHCPDVCPATLASLKGTYDALTSEQRAKVQVQLVSVDPVVDTPALLREYLDKFDASFTGLTGQPATIDEAARALFVSNIAPRPADHGAHTGAAGATDHSDDNVSAPAAARIHGDEVRVITPQGDFVRVYDNQETIDGTLQRDLPALIAQYGG from the coding sequence GTGACCGGCCCTGCTCAGCGGTTCAATGTCAAGTGGCTCACGGCTGCCCTGCTTCTCGTCGCGGCGCTGCTGGGGGGGCTGCTGGCCTACCGCAGTTTCGCGCCCCAGTCCCTTGTGGGCGGCACAGCGCTCGATACCCCGCTGCGGGTGCCGGCGCTGCGGCTCGTCAGCGACCGCGCCCAGTCCACCACGCTGGCGGCCTCGGACGGGCGGGTGCGGCTGGTGTTCTTCGGGTTTGTGCACTGCCCCGACGTGTGCCCCGCCACCCTGGCGAGTCTCAAGGGTACCTACGACGCCCTGACGTCCGAGCAGCGCGCGAAGGTGCAGGTGCAGCTCGTCTCGGTGGACCCGGTGGTCGACACGCCGGCTCTGCTGCGTGAGTACCTCGACAAGTTCGACGCCTCCTTCACCGGGCTGACCGGCCAGCCCGCGACCATCGACGAGGCGGCCCGCGCCCTGTTCGTGTCCAACATCGCGCCGCGGCCGGCGGACCACGGGGCCCATACGGGGGCGGCCGGCGCGACCGACCACAGCGACGACAACGTCAGCGCTCCGGCCGCCGCGCGCATCCACGGAGACGAGGTGCGCGTCATCACGCCGCAGGGCGACTTCGTGCGCGTCTACGATAACCAGGAGACCATCGACGGCACCCTGCAGCGCGACCTCCCGGCCCTCATCGCGCAGTACGGCGGCTGA
- the ruvB gene encoding Holliday junction branch migration DNA helicase RuvB, which translates to MTEPLDAALRPKGLSEYVGQEKLKDKLGVYLQAARGRKEALDHTLLFGPPGLGKTTLAHIIAHELGVNIRVTSGPAIEKPGDLAAILTNSLEEGDVLFIDEIHRLGRVAEEHLYPAMEDFKLDIVLGQGPAARTIELPLPRFTLVGATTRPGLISAPMRSRFGIIEHLEYYTPEEIATNLLRDARLLGFGLEDNAALEVGARSRGTMRIAKRLLRRVRDYADVAGESVIGLDRAHDALDRLGLDSAGLDDRDKKYLETLIHRFAGGPVGVDTLATAISEDALTLEDVYEPYLIQLGFIKRTPRGRVATAHAYDHLGLPVGGLDSDLPGMFIN; encoded by the coding sequence ATGACTGAGCCGCTCGACGCCGCACTGCGGCCCAAAGGGTTGTCCGAATATGTCGGGCAGGAAAAACTCAAGGACAAGCTGGGCGTGTACCTCCAGGCGGCGCGCGGGCGCAAGGAAGCGCTGGACCACACGCTGCTCTTCGGGCCCCCCGGACTGGGCAAGACTACGCTGGCGCACATCATCGCGCATGAACTGGGGGTCAACATCCGCGTGACCTCGGGGCCGGCCATCGAGAAGCCCGGCGACCTCGCCGCCATCCTCACCAACAGCCTCGAGGAAGGCGACGTGCTGTTCATCGACGAGATCCACCGTCTGGGCCGCGTCGCCGAGGAGCATCTGTACCCCGCAATGGAGGACTTCAAGCTCGACATCGTGCTGGGGCAGGGGCCGGCGGCGCGCACCATTGAGCTGCCGCTGCCGCGCTTCACGCTCGTCGGCGCGACCACCCGGCCCGGTCTCATCAGCGCGCCGATGCGCAGCCGCTTCGGCATCATCGAGCACCTGGAGTACTACACGCCCGAGGAGATCGCCACCAACCTGCTGCGCGACGCCCGGCTCCTGGGCTTCGGGCTGGAGGACAACGCGGCCCTGGAAGTCGGCGCCCGCAGCCGGGGGACCATGCGCATCGCCAAGCGGCTGCTGCGGCGCGTGCGTGACTACGCCGACGTGGCGGGCGAAAGCGTGATCGGCCTGGACCGTGCCCACGACGCCCTCGACCGCCTCGGCCTGGACTCGGCGGGTCTGGACGACCGCGACAAGAAGTACCTCGAAACCCTGATCCACCGCTTTGCGGGCGGCCCGGTCGGTGTGGATACACTGGCAACCGCCATCTCGGAAGACGCTCTGACCCTCGAAGACGTGTACGAGCCCTATCTGATCCAGCTCGGGTTCATCAAGCGCACGCCGCGGGGCCGTGTGGCGACCGCGCACGCCTACGACCACCTGGGGTTGCCGGTAGGCGGCCTGGACAGTGACCTGCCCGGCATGTTCATCAACTGA
- the murJ gene encoding murein biosynthesis integral membrane protein MurJ encodes MTASPPSAPDPGLPPQGPASPAPAPKKSLRANTLIVMAGTLASRLSGIVRQQIINLFGNTLLDAFLVAVRIPNLLRELLAEGALVNSFIPVYKTLNAEERKSLASAFSGVLIAVNLLLMALGILAAPWVVDLLLAGQSNVDRELAVYMTRLVMPFLMLISLSSIAMGLLNADEHFRESSFAPVAFNIASIVALVLLPDTATWLAFGWLVGGVAQLVVQLPALRKFGLLPTPALMSHPALGRVLRQMAPFTLTAGARQVLNIYVTRLLSNGQLFPQGTQAGYSNAEALFTMVNGLFVVSPALALFPRFSQHAAEGNWPEFKSLTAQAIRTTTFLAAPMSALLVALAPFAVSVFNLRPDYNLPRFEAGAGILTGWALALVPWALVTILLRTFYARERTREAVTVSAIGFVLEVGLYRLLVPQFGFLGFGVSTALSGVLMTLALGLMYRRRLGFPTREVTRHLGRVVPLAVAAGLLAWVISLVLPRPGYIVPGALGLAVAGGAGLALYLLGAALLRMPEMAGVTRRLRR; translated from the coding sequence GTGACCGCTTCCCCGCCCTCCGCTCCCGATCCGGGTCTGCCGCCGCAGGGCCCGGCGTCGCCCGCGCCTGCCCCCAAAAAGTCCCTCCGGGCCAACACCCTTATCGTCATGGCCGGCACGCTGGCCTCGCGACTCTCGGGCATCGTGCGTCAGCAGATCATCAACCTGTTCGGCAATACGCTGCTCGACGCCTTTCTGGTCGCCGTGCGCATTCCCAACCTGCTGCGTGAGCTGCTGGCCGAGGGCGCCCTCGTCAACTCCTTCATTCCGGTCTACAAGACCCTGAACGCCGAGGAACGCAAGAGCCTCGCCTCGGCCTTCAGCGGCGTCCTCATCGCCGTGAACCTGCTGCTCATGGCGCTGGGCATCCTGGCCGCGCCGTGGGTGGTCGACCTGCTGCTCGCCGGGCAGTCGAACGTGGACCGCGAACTGGCGGTCTACATGACCCGCCTGGTGATGCCTTTCCTCATGCTCATCAGCCTGTCGAGCATCGCCATGGGGCTGCTCAACGCCGACGAGCACTTCCGTGAGAGCAGTTTTGCGCCGGTCGCCTTCAACATCGCCAGCATCGTGGCGCTGGTCCTGTTGCCGGATACGGCCACCTGGCTGGCCTTCGGCTGGCTCGTCGGCGGGGTGGCGCAGCTCGTGGTGCAGTTGCCCGCTCTTCGCAAATTTGGGCTGCTGCCCACGCCCGCTCTCATGTCCCACCCGGCGCTGGGGCGGGTACTGCGGCAGATGGCGCCCTTTACGCTCACGGCCGGCGCCCGGCAGGTCCTGAACATCTACGTGACGCGGCTGCTCAGCAACGGGCAACTGTTCCCACAGGGCACGCAGGCGGGCTACTCGAACGCCGAGGCGCTGTTCACGATGGTCAACGGGCTGTTCGTGGTCTCGCCTGCACTCGCGCTCTTTCCCCGCTTCTCGCAGCACGCCGCCGAGGGCAACTGGCCCGAGTTCAAGTCGCTGACCGCCCAAGCCATCCGCACGACCACCTTCCTGGCCGCACCCATGAGCGCCCTGCTCGTGGCGCTGGCGCCCTTCGCGGTCAGCGTGTTCAACCTGCGCCCCGACTACAACCTGCCGCGTTTCGAGGCCGGCGCGGGCATCCTGACCGGCTGGGCCCTGGCGCTCGTGCCGTGGGCGCTTGTGACCATCCTCCTGCGCACCTTCTATGCCCGCGAGCGCACCCGTGAGGCCGTGACGGTCAGCGCCATCGGCTTCGTGCTGGAGGTAGGCCTCTACCGCCTGCTCGTCCCCCAGTTCGGCTTTCTGGGCTTCGGCGTCAGCACGGCCCTGAGCGGCGTCCTGATGACCCTGGCCCTGGGCCTGATGTACCGCCGCCGCCTGGGCTTCCCGACCCGCGAGGTCACGCGTCACCTGGGGCGGGTCGTGCCGCTCGCAGTCGCGGCCGGGTTGCTCGCCTGGGTCATCTCGCTCGTGTTGCCCCGGCCGGGATACATCGTGCCAGGCGCCCTCGGGCTTGCCGTAGCGGGGGGGGCGGGGCTGGCGTTGTACCTGCTGGGCGCGGCGCTCCTGCGGATGCCCGAGATGGCCGGCGTCACTCGCCGTCTGCGCCGCTGA
- a CDS encoding YdcF family protein translates to MQARGRPVFLSSLLAVTVLGVGFVVWPLPKVKAPALPYPTVVVLGAAQYAGRPSPAFQRRLDHALTLYRAGNVQTIVVTGGRRPGDPYSEGEVGRDYLERRGVPPEALLAETRSRTTIENLRGARSFLPPGTPLTLVTDEAHAPRALALSKALDLTANASPSSLRHQPDWRYLLREKMALIAYSLLGMQGSAHGKEAEKS, encoded by the coding sequence ATGCAGGCGCGCGGCCGTCCGGTCTTTTTGTCTTCCCTTTTGGCGGTTACCGTTTTGGGGGTGGGCTTTGTCGTGTGGCCCCTTCCAAAAGTCAAGGCTCCGGCTCTCCCCTATCCAACCGTGGTCGTCCTGGGCGCGGCGCAGTATGCCGGGCGGCCCAGCCCCGCGTTTCAGCGGCGTCTCGACCATGCGCTCACGCTGTACCGGGCCGGCAACGTCCAGACCATTGTGGTGACGGGCGGCCGGCGACCGGGTGACCCCTACAGCGAGGGCGAGGTGGGGCGGGACTACCTCGAACGCCGGGGCGTTCCCCCCGAAGCGCTTCTGGCCGAGACACGCAGCCGCACGACCATCGAGAACCTCCGGGGTGCCCGGAGCTTCCTGCCCCCGGGCACTCCTTTGACCCTGGTGACCGACGAGGCCCACGCCCCACGCGCGCTGGCCCTGTCAAAGGCGCTGGACCTCACCGCGAACGCCAGCCCCTCTTCACTGCGCCACCAGCCCGACTGGCGTTATCTTCTGCGTGAAAAGATGGCGCTGATCGCCTACAGCCTCCTGGGAATGCAGGGCTCGGCGCATGGAAAGGAGGCCGAGAAGTCGTAA